From a single Erpetoichthys calabaricus chromosome 1, fErpCal1.3, whole genome shotgun sequence genomic region:
- the pax8 gene encoding LOW QUALITY PROTEIN: paired box protein Pax-8 (The sequence of the model RefSeq protein was modified relative to this genomic sequence to represent the inferred CDS: deleted 1 base in 1 codon) — MFSPLSPPGHGGLNQLGGMFVNGRPLPEMIRQRIVDMAHQGVRPCDISRQLRVSHGCVSKILGRYYETGSIKPGVIGGSKPKVATPKVVDKIAEYKRQNPTMFAWEIRDRLLSEGVCDNDTVPSVSSINRIIRTKVQQPFNLPMDSKGLSPGHTLIPSSAVTPPESPQSDSLGSTYSINGLLGIAQGGSEGKRKHDDSDQESCRLSVDSQSSGGGPRKQLRPDHFPAQHLEGLECGFDRHHYPPDAFTSPNHSKTEQALYPLSLLNSSVDECKNALSSSSTAIGRNLSGHQGYSVVSATDFHSLPLCVKQESFPDLTHPGSCSPTYMPNPALLELQPIQAAISVSSGSHMPHFSAFSQHAQAYGQFSSQPVISGRDMVGSTLPGYPPHIPTSGQTGYSSSAIAGMVAGSDYSASAYSHSPYTSYSDAWRFTNTSILGSPYYYSPATRSAPPSTATAYDHL; from the exons ATGTTCTCACCCCTCTCTCCCCCAGGTCATGGGGGCCTTAACCAACTAGGCGGAATGTTTGTGAATGGACGGCCACTTCCTGAAATGATCCGCCAGCGAATCGTTGACATGGCTCACCAGGGAGTTCGTCCCTGTGATATTTCACGACAGCTGCGAGTCAGCCATGGCTGTGTGAGCAAGATATTAGGAAG GTACTATGAAACAGGAAGCATCAAGCCTGGTGTGATTGGGGGCTCCAAACCAAAAGTGGCCACACCAAAAGTTGTGGACAAGATAGCAGAATATAAGCGTCAGAATCCTACCATGTTTGCCTGGGAGATCCGAGACCGGCTACTGTCTGAGGGGGTGTGTGACAATGACACGGTGCCAAGCGTCAGCTCCATTAATAG GATTATCCGGACAAAGGTTCAACAGCCATTCAACCTTCCAATGGACAGCAAGGGCCTGAGCCCTGGGCACACGCTGA TCCCAAGCTCTGCAGTGACGCCCCCTGAATCACCCCAATCTGACTCACTGGGTTCAACTTATTCCATCAACGGACTGCTGGGTATTGCGCAGGGGGGG AGCGAAGGCAAGAGAAAGCATGATGACA GTGACCAAGAGAGTTGCCGCCTTAGCGTGGACTCTCAGAGCAGTGGGGGTGGACCACGGAAGCAACTACGACCTGATCACTTCCCGGCTCAGCACCTGGAAGGGTTGGAATGCGGCTTTGATAGGCACCATTATCCACCTGATGCTTTCACATCACCCAACCACAGCAAAACTGAGCAG GCTCTTTACCCATTGTCCCTGTTGAACAGCAGTGTGGATGAGTGCAAGAATGCCCTGTCCTCGTCAAGCACCGCTATTGGCCGCAATCTCTCTGGACACCAGGGATACTCTGTAGTTTCTG CCACCGACttccattctcttcctctgtgtGTCAAGCAAGAGTCTTTTCCGGATCTGACTCACCCCGGTTCCTGCTCCCCCACCTACATGCCAAACCCTGCCCTTCTAGAGCTGCAGCCAATCCAGGCTGCCATCTCCGTCAGTAGCGGCTCTCATATGCCGCACTTCAGCGCATTTTCCCAGCATGCCCAAGCATATGGACAGTTCAGCAGCCAGCCCGTCATTTCAG GTCGGGATATGGTGGGTTCCACTCTTCCAGGCTATCCCCCACACATTCCCACCAGTGGGCAGACGGGCTACAGTTCCTCAGCAATTGCTGGTATGGTGGCAG GTAGCGATTATTCAGCAAGTGCTTACTCACACTCGCCCTACACCTCATACAGCGATGCCTGGCGCTTCACCAACACCAGTATTCTCG GATCACCCTACTACTACAGCCCAGCCACCCGGTCTGCCCCTCCTTCCACTGCCACTGCCTATGACCATCTCTAG